Proteins encoded in a region of the Flavobacterium sp. MDT1-60 genome:
- a CDS encoding IS4 family transposase produces MQTRYFENLKDKRLLNRGNSILNRLFANSIYSIRQLAESDAEAKAIYRFLQNDNVSEADIIKNMSLNCVSCVEDKSVLCIQDSSEINLYNHRNRIKKDESIGLTNASVGGLGFFIHPSFIIDADTLMPYGFSDVKIWNRSHELPPKMKTNTHNRIPIEEKESYRWIDSSLETKKRLSKAKEIIIIQDREGDIFEQFCLVPDSKTHLLIRSRFNRLLGNKIKLFDHLSSQPLQGMYTIELEGDKRRNIQKRTATIEVRFSEITIGKHQYSGKHLPDKIKLYAIEAKEVGENIENPILWRLLTTKKVEDLQTALLCIQWYTYRWTIEEVFRILKKEGFNIEASELSQGKAVRKLCLLMLETIIKLFIMQIAYGCEEETEPRSCFSEQEMECLELQITQLEGKTEKLKNPYKSSDLKRYIWAIARLGGWKGYLSERKPGITTFWIGLQKFNSVMQGWILFRDVSRR; encoded by the coding sequence GTGCAGACTAGATATTTTGAAAATTTAAAAGACAAGCGATTGTTGAATAGAGGTAATTCTATTCTCAATCGCTTGTTTGCTAATAGTATTTATTCGATAAGACAATTAGCAGAAAGTGACGCTGAAGCCAAAGCGATTTACCGATTTTTGCAAAATGATAATGTCAGTGAGGCTGATATTATAAAGAACATGTCTCTTAATTGTGTAAGCTGCGTTGAAGATAAATCTGTTTTGTGTATTCAGGACAGTAGTGAAATAAACCTTTATAATCACAGAAACAGGATCAAAAAGGATGAGTCAATTGGACTGACCAATGCTTCTGTTGGTGGACTTGGCTTTTTTATTCATCCGAGTTTTATCATAGATGCAGATACTTTAATGCCATATGGTTTTTCAGATGTGAAAATATGGAATAGAAGTCATGAACTGCCACCTAAAATGAAGACCAATACTCACAATCGTATACCCATTGAAGAAAAAGAGTCTTACAGATGGATCGATTCTTCTCTTGAAACTAAGAAAAGACTAAGTAAAGCAAAAGAAATAATCATTATTCAGGACAGAGAGGGAGATATTTTTGAACAATTTTGCCTTGTCCCAGACAGTAAAACACATTTATTGATTAGATCCCGATTTAATCGATTGTTGGGTAATAAAATCAAACTTTTCGATCATCTAAGTTCTCAGCCGCTTCAAGGGATGTACACAATTGAACTAGAAGGAGACAAAAGGAGAAATATCCAGAAAAGAACAGCTACTATAGAAGTACGCTTTTCAGAAATAACAATAGGCAAACATCAATATTCAGGTAAACATCTTCCTGATAAAATCAAGCTTTACGCTATTGAGGCAAAAGAGGTTGGAGAAAACATTGAAAACCCAATACTTTGGAGATTACTAACGACAAAGAAAGTTGAAGATCTGCAAACTGCATTACTTTGTATCCAATGGTATACCTACAGGTGGACTATCGAAGAAGTATTTAGAATTTTAAAGAAAGAGGGCTTCAACATAGAAGCTAGCGAATTATCCCAAGGCAAAGCAGTTCGTAAACTATGTCTTTTGATGCTGGAGACTATTATAAAGCTCTTTATTATGCAAATCGCCTATGGCTGCGAAGAAGAGACTGAACCCAGAAGCTGTTTTTCAGAGCAAGAAATGGAATGTTTAGAATTGCAAATCACACAATTAGAGGGTAAAACAGAAAAACTAAAAAACCCATATAAATCGTCAGATTTGAAACGATATATATGGGCTATTGCTAGATTAGGAGGATGGAAAGGTTATCTTTCAGAAAGAAAACCAGGCATCACAACCTTTTGGATTGGCCTGCAAAAATTCAATTCAGTCATGCAAGGTTGGATACTCTTTAGAGATGTGTCCAGACGGTAG
- a CDS encoding T9SS sorting signal type C domain-containing protein gives MIKHLIFSLVLLNCISRTEVYAQQGKVDATFNTLDDGLIGDGFDNTVRSLTLQTDQNLIVGGDYLNLNGIPSSHLTRLKPDGSIDETFNTGNGFNGKVYATYVQPDGKIIVGGSLTSFNGISCGRLVRLNSDGSYDVSFDASIAATTGIIYEISPQSDGKIIIVGSFTRYNNATLNRVARILSNGSLDPSFITGSGSSSNITNASVLSDGKILLTGNFTSFNGIQSNKIVRLYSDGRVDTSFNIGTGFDDDVSAMAVQSDGKIVLGGKFTNYNGVLANRIIRLNNDGSIDDSFLSGSGLSAGAVQKIKIDTFGNIMIGGSFTGFYNGNDVNRVCLLNSNGILKTDVDFGSGPASASVLALANDLEGSWYIGGSFSVFDGLNQGRLAKINPEGEYDTGYLAAGIGFDNSVLKVLSLENKKTMVFGNFKKFNGVFVSRIARLLEEGLIDPDFNAGQLGANNLIKTGVLQSDGKIICGGNFTKYNETLTNRIFRVLPDGAVDDTFSIGTGFNSQVYAMAIQSDQRILVGGNFTRYNDTPVNRLIRLLPNGSRDTSFNVGLGADAIIEAILIQPDKKILVGGHFSNFNGQSISRLVRLNADGSIDSGFNVGNGFDKYVYAMALQSDGKIIIGGSFLNYNGSSQKRIVRLNTNGSLDATFESGSGFSKGDVRSILVQPDDRILVGGTFSGTYKNYTSMRLLRLLKSGDFDVSFEARLNNKLYTMSFTANQRLMIGGDFNSVSGISKHRIARLKLCLEATVWDGSNWSNGFPSGGKEVFFKEDYPSLTSANVCSCSIDYGKIVTLLSGNTLGIEFSYLGFGTLVLEDTANLYQSDDEMINTGILHLKRKTSPILKSDYTYWSSPINNQKLFDVSPNTASDNYYSFFNYAWQRESSSNNMIVGKGYIIQGPKNFSPTIPEKYEAVFKGIPNNGIINVNVGSANIYNLVGNPYPSTLDADAFLNVNKKNIKGTLYFWTHNTPYANNKYTQNDYAVYNRLGGVGTRAALASGINETVPDGKIASGQAFFVGSLSEGTIEFNNSMRITEKNSIFFKPEKINDVSSKNVFGRHRIWLNLKNSAGIFKQILIGYIEGATNLYDSNYDAESFNANQFVDFYSVLGTKKLTIQGRALPFVETDSIPLGYSSTIDGEFSISIDHKDGIFENTSVFIEDKDLKIIHNLKEGPYLFVTQKGTFNDRFYLKFVNENLKTDTWTAQANKIIVSANKKNILINANQNNIKDVIIFDVAGKQIYRKNEVKNTKFLIENLSSKNQILLIKVGLENGYYTTHKIVF, from the coding sequence TTGATTAAACATTTAATTTTTTCATTGGTTTTACTGAATTGCATTAGTAGAACAGAAGTTTACGCACAACAAGGAAAGGTAGACGCAACTTTTAATACGCTTGATGATGGTTTAATAGGTGATGGTTTTGATAATACAGTTCGGAGTTTAACTTTACAGACCGATCAAAATTTAATTGTCGGTGGTGATTATTTAAATCTTAACGGAATTCCGTCTTCGCATCTAACTCGTTTAAAACCTGACGGATCTATAGACGAAACTTTTAACACAGGAAATGGTTTCAATGGCAAAGTATATGCTACTTATGTTCAGCCTGATGGTAAAATTATAGTGGGAGGTAGTTTGACCTCTTTTAATGGAATTAGTTGCGGAAGATTGGTTCGTTTAAATTCTGATGGCTCATACGATGTTTCGTTTGATGCTTCAATTGCCGCTACAACAGGAATTATTTATGAAATTTCTCCGCAATCTGATGGGAAAATTATAATTGTAGGGAGTTTTACAAGATACAATAATGCTACGCTCAATCGGGTCGCCCGTATTCTTTCAAATGGTTCTTTGGATCCTTCTTTTATTACAGGCTCCGGTTCTTCATCAAATATTACAAATGCCAGTGTTTTATCAGATGGGAAAATTTTGCTGACCGGGAATTTTACTTCTTTTAATGGGATTCAAAGCAATAAAATTGTTCGTTTATATAGTGATGGACGTGTCGATACGAGTTTTAATATCGGTACTGGTTTTGACGACGATGTAAGTGCTATGGCAGTTCAGTCTGATGGTAAAATTGTTTTAGGGGGGAAATTCACTAATTATAATGGAGTTCTTGCCAATAGAATTATTCGATTAAATAATGACGGGAGCATTGACGACAGTTTTTTATCCGGTTCTGGTCTAAGTGCAGGTGCTGTTCAGAAAATTAAAATTGACACTTTTGGGAATATTATGATTGGTGGTTCTTTTACAGGTTTTTATAATGGTAATGATGTCAACAGAGTTTGTCTTTTAAATTCTAATGGCATATTAAAAACAGATGTAGATTTTGGTTCCGGACCTGCTTCAGCATCGGTTTTGGCATTGGCAAATGATCTGGAAGGTTCCTGGTATATTGGAGGTTCATTTTCGGTTTTTGATGGACTGAATCAGGGAAGATTAGCAAAGATTAATCCGGAAGGAGAATACGATACCGGGTATTTGGCAGCAGGAATTGGTTTTGATAATTCGGTTTTAAAGGTTTTATCACTGGAGAATAAAAAAACAATGGTGTTTGGTAATTTTAAAAAATTTAATGGTGTTTTTGTTTCCAGAATTGCCCGTCTTTTAGAGGAAGGATTAATAGATCCTGATTTTAATGCTGGACAATTAGGGGCCAATAATTTAATTAAAACGGGAGTATTACAATCAGATGGAAAAATCATTTGCGGAGGAAATTTTACGAAATACAATGAAACACTTACCAATAGGATATTTCGAGTTTTACCTGATGGGGCAGTTGACGATACTTTTAGCATAGGTACAGGTTTTAATAGTCAGGTTTATGCAATGGCTATTCAATCTGATCAAAGAATCCTTGTTGGAGGAAATTTTACCCGTTATAATGATACTCCTGTAAACAGATTAATTCGATTATTGCCTAATGGTTCACGTGATACAAGTTTTAATGTTGGTCTTGGAGCCGATGCAATTATCGAAGCTATCTTAATTCAGCCCGACAAGAAAATTTTGGTTGGGGGTCATTTTTCTAATTTTAACGGTCAGTCAATTTCGCGTTTAGTTCGATTAAATGCTGACGGAAGTATCGATTCAGGTTTTAATGTCGGAAACGGGTTTGATAAATACGTATATGCAATGGCATTGCAATCAGATGGGAAAATTATCATAGGAGGAAGTTTTCTCAATTATAATGGATCTTCACAAAAACGTATAGTTCGATTAAACACTAATGGAAGTCTGGATGCTACTTTTGAATCAGGTTCCGGTTTTAGTAAAGGCGATGTCAGAAGCATTTTGGTGCAGCCCGATGATCGAATTTTAGTTGGAGGTACTTTTTCCGGAACATACAAAAACTATACTTCTATGCGACTTTTGCGTTTATTGAAATCGGGTGATTTTGATGTCTCTTTTGAGGCTCGTCTCAACAACAAACTTTATACGATGAGTTTTACAGCAAATCAGCGGCTGATGATTGGCGGAGATTTTAATTCGGTTTCAGGTATATCCAAACATCGGATTGCCAGATTGAAACTTTGTCTGGAAGCCACAGTCTGGGATGGTAGCAATTGGTCAAATGGTTTTCCATCTGGCGGAAAAGAGGTGTTTTTTAAAGAAGATTATCCTTCTTTAACCTCAGCGAATGTATGCAGTTGTAGTATTGATTATGGAAAAATAGTTACGCTTTTAAGTGGTAATACTTTAGGCATAGAGTTTTCTTATTTGGGTTTTGGAACATTAGTTTTAGAAGATACGGCAAATTTATATCAGTCGGATGATGAAATGATTAATACGGGAATACTGCATCTTAAAAGGAAGACCTCACCAATTCTTAAATCTGATTATACCTATTGGTCATCTCCCATAAATAACCAAAAATTATTTGATGTTTCCCCTAATACTGCATCGGATAATTATTATTCTTTTTTTAATTATGCTTGGCAAAGAGAAAGTTCTTCTAATAATATGATTGTGGGTAAAGGATATATTATTCAGGGACCCAAAAACTTTTCTCCAACTATTCCTGAAAAATATGAGGCTGTTTTTAAGGGAATCCCTAATAATGGAATAATTAATGTAAATGTTGGGTCTGCAAACATCTATAATTTGGTTGGCAATCCTTATCCGTCTACGCTAGACGCTGATGCCTTTTTAAATGTAAATAAAAAAAATATTAAGGGCACTCTTTATTTCTGGACACATAATACCCCTTATGCTAATAATAAATACACACAAAATGATTATGCCGTTTATAACAGGCTTGGTGGTGTTGGTACAAGGGCAGCGCTGGCATCAGGAATTAATGAAACGGTTCCCGATGGAAAAATCGCTTCAGGACAGGCTTTTTTTGTGGGCAGTTTAAGTGAAGGAACTATTGAATTTAATAATAGTATGAGGATTACCGAAAAAAACTCCATTTTTTTTAAGCCAGAAAAGATAAATGATGTAAGTAGTAAAAATGTTTTCGGAAGACATCGTATATGGTTGAATTTAAAGAACTCGGCAGGTATTTTTAAACAGATTTTAATAGGATATATTGAAGGGGCAACGAATTTATATGATAGTAATTATGATGCAGAATCATTTAATGCTAACCAGTTTGTAGATTTTTATAGCGTTCTTGGGACTAAAAAATTAACAATTCAGGGCAGGGCTTTGCCATTTGTAGAAACAGATTCGATTCCGTTAGGTTATTCCAGTACAATAGATGGTGAATTCAGCATTAGTATTGATCATAAAGATGGGATATTTGAAAACACGTCTGTTTTTATAGAAGATAAAGATTTGAAAATCATCCATAATCTGAAAGAAGGACCTTATTTATTTGTAACTCAAAAAGGAACTTTTAATGATCGTTTTTATTTAAAATTTGTGAATGAAAATTTAAAAACAGATACCTGGACAGCACAAGCAAATAAAATTATAGTTTCTGCAAACAAAAAGAACATACTTATAAATGCCAATCAAAATAATATTAAGGATGTTATAATTTTCGACGTTGCAGGGAAACAAATTTATAGAAAAAATGAGGTTAAAAATACCAAATTCCTTATTGAAAATCTATCTTCAAAAAATCAAATTTTATTGATAAAAGTAGGGTTAGAAAATGGATATTACACAACTCATAAAATTGTATTTTAA
- a CDS encoding T9SS sorting signal type C domain-containing protein translates to MDKKLLLIFLMLFCFGFSNGATITSTGTGNWTSSTSWIGGVLPTANDDVIIGTGSSITLSTNVSLKSLTINGTLFASGDPIVTTPAGNVLIVTINGLLDFNTNQSSISFPAGTIVDINPPGKIDDTGAGCSNQVAIFIGTVKFAVCVGSGNAEYTFTQLNNLGGTLQSNPSSNTPVCEGSTLNFTAAKDGADGTSLNWHWSIKPPGAASFTTYPDKQNVVSFTNAVPGSYEANLTYTTTYGGSLYTSSKTIFATVNVRPTAPTIAANGPTSFCAGSNVTLTSGSGSGYLWSTGATTQSIVATTSGNYSVQVTNAFGCQSLASVPATVTVNAKPATPTIAANGPTTFCSGGDVTLTSTIGSGYLWSTGATTQSIVVTTSGNYSVQVTNAFGCQSLVSAPTTVTVNAKPATPTIAANGPTTFCSGGDVTLTSTIGSGYLWSTGATTQSIVVTTSGNYSVQVTNAFGCQSLVSAPTTVTVRSLLATPNVVTVIQPTCVMATGSIELSGLNAAVNGQIAQGGTFIQTYSVSNSSFTISNLAPGTYFFTLQDGVNCSSSPTINIVITSPDINSWDGVAWSKGSEPIFSDIIEFAADYQSVGDLNGCSCKVNAGKVVTISSGHTLFVDNGVTVESATGAKLIFENSASLIQRNNVVNTGSIIYKRASGPIRQADFVYWSTPVNPQKLVNVSPLTESNKYFRFDGTGWVITDRNTNMIVGKGYIIRGPETYSNVTRTDYTASFIGVPNNGNVTSEALDSGKNYLLGNPYPSALDADQFITDNPILQGTLYFWTHNTPVTLGGYYRYNVDDYASYNLTGGVTTRTPALTGTTAPGNNSEAPLGKIAAGQGFFAGISLPGTITFTNEMRFGANNQFFKPAKTSKTAIVEKNRLWLNLTNTEGAFKQTLIGYIEGATNETERRYDGATFNANKYLDFYSVNNGKKLSIQGRAIPFSNTDTVPLGYKSTIAGDFTISIDKADGKLTNQVIYLEDKTTNIIHDLRISNYTFKTEIGTFDDRFVLRYIDKTLGIVDLEDVDQMVLVSVKEKIIKVTSTKVNISKVLIFDITGKLLYGKDKVGATELEISILKSANQVLIVKTTLENEYISVTKIVF, encoded by the coding sequence ATGGACAAAAAACTACTTTTGATTTTTTTAATGTTATTTTGCTTTGGATTTTCAAATGGAGCGACTATAACAAGTACAGGAACGGGGAATTGGACTTCTTCAACCTCATGGATTGGCGGCGTTTTGCCTACAGCAAACGATGATGTAATTATAGGTACGGGATCATCTATAACGCTTAGTACCAATGTTTCTCTAAAATCTTTAACAATAAATGGTACCTTATTTGCTTCTGGAGACCCTATAGTAACAACTCCGGCAGGGAATGTATTAATTGTGACGATTAATGGCTTATTGGATTTTAATACGAATCAAAGTTCTATTAGTTTTCCGGCCGGGACAATTGTAGATATCAATCCCCCAGGAAAAATTGATGACACAGGAGCAGGATGTTCAAATCAGGTTGCAATCTTTATTGGTACAGTAAAATTTGCAGTTTGTGTGGGTAGTGGAAATGCTGAATATACTTTTACCCAACTTAATAATTTAGGTGGAACTTTACAATCAAATCCTTCTAGTAATACGCCGGTTTGTGAAGGAAGTACCCTTAACTTTACTGCAGCAAAGGATGGTGCAGACGGTACTTCACTAAATTGGCATTGGTCTATAAAACCTCCCGGCGCTGCGTCTTTTACAACTTATCCTGATAAACAAAATGTAGTCTCTTTTACAAATGCTGTACCAGGATCTTATGAAGCGAATCTTACTTATACGACTACTTATGGAGGATCTCTTTATACTAGTTCTAAAACTATTTTTGCAACGGTTAATGTTAGGCCTACTGCTCCGACAATAGCTGCAAACGGACCAACATCATTTTGTGCGGGTAGTAATGTTACCCTGACTTCCGGTAGCGGTTCAGGTTATTTATGGTCAACCGGAGCAACGACACAAAGTATAGTGGCGACAACATCAGGAAATTATTCTGTTCAGGTAACAAATGCATTTGGTTGTCAAAGTCTTGCATCTGTTCCGGCTACAGTTACTGTTAATGCGAAACCTGCTACTCCAACAATAGCTGCAAATGGGCCAACAACATTTTGTAGTGGTGGTGATGTTACATTGACTTCTACTATTGGATCAGGTTATTTATGGTCAACTGGTGCAACCACACAAAGTATAGTAGTGACAACATCAGGAAATTATTCTGTTCAGGTAACAAATGCATTTGGTTGTCAAAGTCTTGTGTCTGCCCCAACTACAGTTACTGTTAATGCGAAACCCGCTACTCCAACAATAGCTGCAAATGGACCAACGACCTTTTGTAGTGGCGGTGATGTTACATTGACTTCTACTATTGGATCAGGTTATTTATGGTCAACTGGTGCAACCACACAAAGTATAGTAGTGACAACATCAGGAAATTATTCTGTTCAGGTAACAAATGCATTTGGTTGTCAAAGTCTTGTGTCTGCCCCAACTACAGTTACAGTCAGATCTTTATTAGCTACACCAAATGTTGTAACTGTCATACAGCCAACTTGTGTTATGGCAACAGGTAGTATAGAGTTAAGCGGATTAAACGCTGCAGTAAATGGGCAAATCGCACAAGGTGGTACATTCATTCAAACGTATTCAGTTTCAAACTCTAGTTTTACAATTTCTAATTTAGCTCCGGGAACATACTTTTTTACATTACAAGATGGTGTAAATTGCTCTTCGTCACCAACTATAAATATTGTGATAACCTCTCCTGATATAAATAGTTGGGATGGTGTAGCATGGTCAAAAGGGAGCGAACCAATATTTTCTGATATTATAGAATTTGCTGCAGATTATCAATCAGTTGGAGATTTAAACGGTTGTTCATGTAAAGTAAATGCAGGAAAAGTGGTGACAATAAGTTCAGGTCATACGTTATTTGTTGACAATGGAGTAACAGTCGAATCTGCAACTGGTGCTAAACTAATATTTGAAAATAGTGCAAGTTTGATACAGAGAAACAATGTTGTTAATACTGGAAGTATTATCTATAAACGAGCGAGTGGTCCAATTCGTCAGGCTGATTTTGTGTATTGGTCAACTCCGGTTAATCCGCAAAAACTAGTCAATGTATCACCATTAACAGAAAGTAACAAGTATTTTAGATTTGATGGAACAGGCTGGGTAATTACGGACAGAAATACAAATATGATTGTTGGTAAGGGATATATAATTCGTGGTCCCGAAACTTACTCTAATGTCACCAGGACTGATTACACTGCTTCTTTTATTGGAGTGCCCAATAATGGAAACGTTACCAGTGAGGCACTGGATAGCGGAAAGAATTACCTTCTTGGAAATCCTTATCCGTCAGCATTAGATGCAGATCAATTTATTACGGATAACCCAATTTTACAGGGAACTTTGTATTTCTGGACGCATAATACACCGGTAACGTTAGGGGGTTATTATAGATATAACGTCGATGATTATGCGAGTTATAATCTGACTGGAGGTGTTACCACCAGAACTCCGGCACTAACGGGAACCACCGCCCCGGGAAACAATAGTGAAGCACCACTTGGCAAAATAGCAGCGGGACAAGGCTTTTTTGCTGGTATAAGCTTACCTGGTACGATAACTTTTACCAATGAAATGCGTTTTGGTGCAAACAATCAGTTTTTTAAACCAGCGAAAACCTCTAAAACAGCGATTGTAGAAAAAAATCGTTTATGGCTTAATCTCACCAATACTGAAGGAGCTTTTAAGCAAACTCTTATTGGATACATTGAAGGTGCAACTAATGAAACTGAAAGAAGATACGATGGTGCTACTTTTAATGCAAATAAATATTTGGATTTTTATAGTGTAAACAATGGGAAGAAACTTTCAATCCAGGGACGTGCTATTCCTTTCTCTAATACCGATACGGTACCACTTGGATATAAAAGTACAATTGCCGGTGATTTTACCATTTCAATAGATAAGGCTGATGGTAAATTAACGAATCAGGTCATTTATTTAGAAGATAAGACAACCAATATAATTCATGATTTAAGAATTAGTAATTACACCTTTAAAACAGAAATAGGAACTTTTGATGATCGCTTTGTATTACGTTACATCGATAAAACTTTAGGAATAGTTGATCTCGAAGATGTTGACCAGATGGTTTTAGTTTCGGTAAAAGAGAAAATTATTAAAGTGACATCAACCAAAGTAAATATTAGCAAAGTATTGATTTTTGATATCACCGGAAAGCTTCTTTATGGAAAAGATAAAGTGGGCGCTACGGAATTGGAGATATCTATTTTAAAATCTGCAAATCAGGTTTTAATTGTAAAAACAACTTTAGAAAATGAATATATAAGCGTGACAAAGATTGTTTTCTAA
- a CDS encoding T9SS sorting signal type C domain-containing protein, with protein sequence MRFGSNNQFFKPAKTSKPAIVEKNRLWLNLSNTEGAFKQTLIGYIGGATNDTERGYDGVTFDSNKYLDFYSLNNGKKLVIQGRAVPFLDTDIVPLGYKSAIAGDFIISIDYADGNLLNQAIYLEDKLTSSIHDLRSTDYTFSTVIGTFDDRFVLRYTNKSLGTVDVENVEQTLLVSVKEKIIKITSTKENMSEVSVFDITGKLLYNKKKIDATKLQISNLQSGNQVLLVKTTLENRYTSTTKIVF encoded by the coding sequence ATGCGTTTTGGTTCAAACAATCAGTTTTTTAAACCAGCGAAAACCTCAAAACCAGCGATTGTAGAAAAAAATCGTTTATGGCTTAACCTTTCCAATACTGAAGGAGCTTTTAAGCAAACTCTTATTGGATACATTGGAGGAGCAACCAACGATACAGAGAGAGGATATGATGGTGTTACTTTTGATTCTAATAAATATTTGGATTTTTACAGTTTAAACAACGGAAAAAAATTGGTAATTCAGGGTCGTGCTGTACCTTTTTTGGATACTGATATTGTGCCGTTAGGATATAAAAGTGCCATTGCAGGCGATTTTATTATTTCGATAGATTATGCTGACGGTAATTTACTTAATCAGGCTATTTATTTGGAAGATAAATTAACCAGTTCGATTCATGATTTAAGAAGTACCGATTACACTTTTTCAACTGTGATCGGTACTTTTGATGACCGTTTTGTTTTGCGTTATACTAATAAGTCTTTGGGAACAGTTGATGTTGAAAATGTTGAACAGACACTTTTGGTTTCTGTAAAAGAAAAAATCATTAAAATAACATCAACCAAAGAAAATATGAGCGAAGTGTCTGTTTTTGATATCACTGGAAAATTGTTGTATAATAAAAAGAAAATTGATGCAACAAAGTTGCAAATTTCAAATTTACAATCAGGAAATCAGGTTTTGCTGGTGAAAACAACTTTAGAGAACCGATATACAAGTACAACCAAAATTGTTTTTTAA
- a CDS encoding cupin-like domain-containing protein has product MNLKQIERVKKISKGDFISQYVKKQIPVVIEELTEDWPAYHKWRLSYINEIAGDTVVPLYDNRPVNHEDGFNEAHTKMKMSDYINLLESKPTNYRIFLYNLMKEVPTLKDDFLWPDIGLQLVKQMPMLFFGGENSKVFMHFDIDYSNILHFHFHGEKQCMIFAPDQSKYMYKVPHALISREDIDFDDPDYEKFPALKNAEGYITNLKHGEMLYMPEGYWHYMKYLTPGFSMSLRSFPKNITNLSKAAYNVFIMRYFDIMMRKFKGQKWIDYKNEKAIQNTHENLAKSA; this is encoded by the coding sequence ATGAATTTAAAACAAATCGAAAGGGTAAAAAAAATCTCAAAAGGGGATTTTATTTCCCAATACGTCAAAAAACAAATTCCCGTTGTTATAGAAGAACTGACCGAAGACTGGCCAGCTTATCATAAATGGAGATTATCCTATATCAATGAAATCGCCGGTGACACTGTCGTTCCTTTATACGACAATAGACCCGTTAATCATGAAGATGGCTTTAATGAAGCACATACTAAAATGAAAATGAGCGATTACATCAATCTTTTAGAATCAAAGCCTACCAACTACCGTATTTTCCTTTATAATTTAATGAAGGAAGTCCCAACGTTAAAAGATGACTTTTTATGGCCTGATATCGGGTTACAACTGGTCAAACAAATGCCGATGCTATTTTTTGGCGGAGAAAATTCGAAAGTTTTTATGCATTTCGACATTGATTACTCTAACATTCTGCACTTTCATTTTCATGGAGAAAAACAGTGTATGATTTTTGCTCCGGATCAGTCAAAATATATGTATAAAGTGCCGCACGCCTTAATTTCGAGAGAAGACATTGATTTTGATGATCCTGATTATGAAAAATTTCCTGCCCTAAAAAATGCAGAGGGTTATATCACCAATCTCAAACATGGTGAAATGTTGTATATGCCCGAAGGATACTGGCATTATATGAAATATTTAACTCCGGGATTCTCGATGAGTTTACGCTCTTTTCCAAAAAACATTACCAATTTATCAAAAGCTGCCTATAATGTTTTCATCATGCGTTATTTTGATATTATGATGCGAAAATTTAAAGGTCAGAAATGGATTGATTATAAAAACGAAAAAGCCATTCAGAATACACATGAGAATTTAGCGAAATCGGCTTAA